TCATCATCAGTTAAAATGATTTGtgtaagaaaagaagaaagcaaaatttcagtgaaaaaggaaaaaccaaaaagctaATTGAAGTCTTAATTCTGATGCGTTTAGAAAACTTTAATCGTAACAAAGCATCATGCAATACTCTTTTTCGTTAATTATCTACCTTTAGTccttataaatttataagagTACTCCACCAAACATAGTATTACCCGAATACCCGTTGGTGCCTAATACATGCACGTGATAACCAATTTTAATTTGCCAACAATTCTCTCTCTTGTGTGCAgtgtgtatataaatatagcCACACATACATACACTAATGTTGAAAATTTCTTCCTTATCATCTTCTCTCATAAAATCCCTCTCTCCCTTTCTCTAAAAATGGTGAAAGGGTCCCAGAAAATCGTGGCCGTAGATCAAGACATACCAATAATAGACATGTCGCAGGAGAGATCACAAGTGTCGATGCAGATAGTCAAAGCCTGCGAGAGTCTCGGCTTCTTCAAAGTCATCAACCATGGCGTTGACCAAACCACCATCTCAAGAATGGAGCAAGAGTCTATAAACTTCTTTGCTAAACCGGCTCACGAGAAGAAATCTGTCCGACCAGTTAACCAGCCTTTCCGGTATGGTTTTAGAGACATTGGACTCAACGGTGACTCTGGTGAGGTCGAGTATTTGCTGTTTCACACTAACGACCCTGCCTTTCGCTCTCAGCTCTCCTTCAGGTAGACGTATAGTAACTGTATTTCTAGATATATACGGTTCGGGTTTGGTCTCATTTTAACCTaatcattattaatattttaatgaaattatattgaaatagtttatatatagttgCATGTAAAATATACAACTGCATGTATAGCTTGGATACGTTCAAAAGCTTATACTATATATCTACCaaacttcaaaaatattaatgtgaTAAATGCACATGATTATTATATGTAGGCAAAGTGCATgtttatgttaattattttttaatgcaTGCTAATATGTCAGCATAAcagtatatataatttaattaagtgTTAACTTGTAGGTCTACATTTATGTAAAAGGAGACAGTTATAGCTCATGGAAGCATTAATTATTGATACTAAATACAAACAGTTCACcttttatgtatttaaataGATATAGgcttgtttttcatttattttggaaGCTTTTAAACAATACTAGAGTCTGGAGAAACCAAACGTACCAGACATGtagtaaactaaaaaaatgtaatagtCTCTCTCAATAACAGTGTATGGATAAGAATTGTGTATCTACTAATCTACATGATACATGACATGtactattttatatttgagcttttagaaaaacttatatatactacaatcTGCTAGTCTTTGTTCTCAAATATACTAACTCTTACGAAGTTGTATAATTGTTCGTACTAATGTttcaacagtttttttttgtacttaacTCAATAATGGCTCAATAATGATTCATTTttgtctatctttttttttctttgatagaaaaaaaccCAACTTCTTTCTGAAAGTAGAAATATTAAGGTTACGTGGATATATTTCGTATATTTCTAtaagtaaccaaaaataaatgaatctCGTGCTGATGTGTGACGTATATGTTTGACAGCTCGGCAGTGAATTGTTACATAGAAGCAGTTAAGCAGTTGGCTCGTGAGATCTTAGATCTGACGGCTGAGGGACTTCATGTCCCACCTCACAGTTTCAGTAGGTTAATCAGCTCCGTCGATAGTGACTCCGTTCTGAGAGTGAATCATTATCCACCGTCCGATCAATTCTTTGGTGAAGCCAATCTTTCTGACCAATCTGTGTCACTGACAAGAGTTGGCTTCGGAGAACACACCGACCCTCAGATTTTAACAGTTCTTAGATCTAACGGTGTAGGAGGGCTCCAAGTGTCCAATTCAGATGGCATGTGGGTTTCTGTCTCCCCTGACCCTTCAGCTTTCTGCGTCAATGTAGGAGACTTGTTACAGGtcaatgtcttcttttttctttctttcttgattacattttttttattacatcatttttatttgtggtGATTAAAGAtcgtaattaaaaaaaaaattgttagtCCTAAACGAAATCAGAAACCGTAAAAATCGAACATATACTAAACTATaaccatttatttataaaatcatcaaacaagaaaccatAAAAGCCAAACCTAAACTAAACattaaacatgtttttatctttcttttggtCACAAGATATTactttaacattttttctgtCATTTATCAATGTTGTGGACCTTATATTAATTGGTTCTTGGATTTTAAGGTGATGACGAACGGGAGATTTATAAGTGTAAGGCATAGAGCATTGACCTACGGAGAAGAAAGCCGGCTATCCACGGCGTACTTTGCCGGACCACCGCTTCAGGCGAAGATTGGGCCTCTTTCGGCGATGGTTATGACGATGAATCAGCCACGGTTGTACCAAACATTTACTTGGGGCGAGTACAAGAAACGTGCGTACTCTCTACGACTTGAGGATAGCCGTTTAGACATGTTTCGTACATGTAAGGACTAGTATTCAGGTTTATGGCAAAGCTTTTTAGTAATATCTATGAAATGTTTTCGTCTAACTATGTTCCCTTAAAAAAGTTTAAGCTAAACGTAGACATGTTAGATCTGTGTACCTAGAACTAGGAGTTGAAAGTTTTGTAATGTGTTACCTTAACTTTGTTGAGGTGAAATGTGATACCCCACTATATTAAGGAAGTGATATTAGATAAAACGATTCAATTATGAAGTATAagattcttttaattattgaacTGTTAAAGTAGGGATGAGGATGAATATACATTACCTGTTAACCGTTTTACCTATAACCATTTTACTTGTAAAatcatctttatattttcttactcgaatttcaaatcttcttcttctccatctccttgATTATTTATCATGGGTACATACATGTATCATGTATTAGACTATTAGTCGTTTAGTATTGGGTTGTTATTAGGTACAACGGCCTTTTGGGCCTATTGAATTTGGATAAtcttaattttcctttttaaaatcagtTGTACAATCAACCATCTTATATAGTTCATGTGCTTGCAACGTTTTTAGATATTTGAGATCCaatcttttacattttatctATATAATGACTAAATGGATTTTATAGTAATCATTATTACTATTTTGCGAGTGAGTGCGTAAATTCAACTTTGTCAAGACAGAAATACACTTTGAAAATGTCAATAAGTAAACATGACAATGTCCACGAATGGTTTATTTCTTGAGGTTGCTTTGCATACACTCTAATCATAATTTACATACAGCTTTTGACATTTGTCTAACTTTAGTTCTTTATAAAGTTCTAACTGCATAATTAACCTTTGTAACCTTTTATAGATTAGACTAATTGAttaagtttcttttaattttcataaaaccCCATTAACTCGTGCATCAGTGCATGTAGGGTTCCCTTTTCTACTTTATATTAGAACAAGTTCCTAAGCAAAGACTTTCGTTTTGTTACTTTATTTTctagatatttttattactaatGTTTTGAGATCGATTAGTCTAGGCCCTAGTGGATTATAACGCAATGGTTGGTCCCGAAGATGCAATTATGTCCCTAAAACAGGGATTATGAGGAAGAAAAGTTTATactaatacaaaatcaaattgttcTCTATCATGGAGTGATCACtttatttgtgtttaattttgtcGCTTTATCTATCTgcaataattttattgaaatgaAAGTCCAAAAAACATATACTTGTTTTCTGCACTAACATTCCCTATGGAATCTCTCTAGAAGCACACAAGAAAATAGAGAGGATACATATAATAATGACATAAGGAAGTGATTATCTTTgcaataaaaaagaagaagatgtaaatttttattcatttggTACCATTGTAAGCAATGTTTTAAGATTCCTTCTGTTTCATGTTAAGtgataattataaatttctatgcaatttttttttactcattaTATTTTgcatt
This sequence is a window from Arabidopsis thaliana chromosome 1 sequence. Protein-coding genes within it:
- the GA2OX4 gene encoding gibberellin 2-oxidase 4 (gibberellin 2-oxidase 4 (GA2OX4); FUNCTIONS IN: C-19 gibberellin 2-beta-dioxygenase activity; INVOLVED IN: gibberellin catabolic process; LOCATED IN: membrane; EXPRESSED IN: shoot apical meristem, leaf primordium, leaf; CONTAINS InterPro DOMAIN/s: Isopenicillin N synthase (InterPro:IPR002283), Oxoglutarate/iron-dependent oxygenase (InterPro:IPR005123); BEST Arabidopsis thaliana protein match is: gibberellin 2-oxidase 6 (TAIR:AT1G02400.1); Has 8433 Blast hits to 8393 proteins in 999 species: Archae - 0; Bacteria - 1145; Metazoa - 112; Fungi - 985; Plants - 4809; Viruses - 0; Other Eukaryotes - 1382 (source: NCBI BLink).); protein product: MVKGSQKIVAVDQDIPIIDMSQERSQVSMQIVKACESLGFFKVINHGVDQTTISRMEQESINFFAKPAHEKKSVRPVNQPFRYGFRDIGLNGDSGEVEYLLFHTNDPAFRSQLSFSSAVNCYIEAVKQLAREILDLTAEGLHVPPHSFSRLISSVDSDSVLRVNHYPPSDQFFGEANLSDQSVSLTRVGFGEHTDPQILTVLRSNGVGGLQVSNSDGMWVSVSPDPSAFCVNVGDLLQVMTNGRFISVRHRALTYGEESRLSTAYFAGPPLQAKIGPLSAMVMTMNQPRLYQTFTWGEYKKRAYSLRLEDSRLDMFRTCKD